In Triticum aestivum cultivar Chinese Spring chromosome 5B, IWGSC CS RefSeq v2.1, whole genome shotgun sequence, the following proteins share a genomic window:
- the LOC123111133 gene encoding mRNA-decapping enzyme-like protein, which translates to MPPPPPHPNGGKVTPNLAMDAEGTRLLNLTVLQRLDPAVEDILITAAHVTLYDFNIDLNQWSRKDVEGSLFVVKRNSQPRFQFIVMNRRNTDNLVEDLLSDFEYELQPPYLLYRNATQEVNGIWFYNQQECEAVASLFGRILNAYAKVPPKPKVPSIKSEFEELEAVPTSSAIDGPSSTAVVSDTPDESFASYFSGVANVGNVPTAPKTGRAHPPAESVASSHVPMIISSAAPTHQMSASSAPPLPLHTNPHAGRSTDLVTPAFFVPPSSSSTSLVQPVSSLMPTAPPLHPTSTSSQRPPYGTPLLQPFPPPTPPASLTPAHNDGPVISRDKVKDALLRLVQSDEFIDLIYRELLNAS; encoded by the exons atgccgccgccgccgccgcacccaaaCGGGGGCAAAGTAACGCCGAACCTGGCCATGGACGCCGAGGGCACGCGCCTGCTTAACCTCACCGTCCTGCAGCGCCTCGACCCCGCCGTCGAAGACATCCTCATCACCGCAGCGCACGTCACGCTCTACGACTTCAACATCGACCTGAACCAGTGG AGCCGGAAGGACGTGGAGGGATCGCTCTTCGTGGTGAAGAG GAACTCACAGCCGAGGTTCCAGTTCATCGTCATGAACAGGCGCAATACGG ATAATCTCGTGGAGGATTTGTTGAGTGATTTTGAATATGAACTCCAGCCTCCATATTTGTTGTATCGGAATGCCACACAGGAAGTAAATGGCATTTGGTTTTATAACCAACAGGAGTGCGAAGCTGTTGCTAGTTTGTTTGGAAG GATACTGAATGCTTACGCGAAAGTGCCCCCAAAGCCGAAAGTGCCATCTATAAAAAG TGAGTTTGAGGAATTAGAGGCTGTTCCTACATCCTCTGCCATAGATGGTCCATCATCTACCGCTGTAGTTTCTGATACCCCTGATGAATCGTTTGCCAGTTATTTTAGT GGTGTTGCTAACGTTGGGAATGTACCAACTGCACCAAAGACTGGAAGAGCTCACCCACCTGCTGAGTCTGTTGCATCATCCCACGTACCAATGATCATTTCATCTGCTGCTCCAACACATCAGATGAGTGCTTCATCAGCTCCACCACTGCCCCTCCACACTAATCCACATGCTGGCCGCTCGACAGACCTTGTAACTCCTGCATTCTTTGTGCCTCCGTCATCCTCTTCCACATCTTTGGTGCAACCGGTTTCATCCTTGATGCCTACAGCGCCACCTCTTCATCCAACTTCCACATCCAGCCAACGTCCACCATATGGTACCCCACTTCTTCAACCCTTTCCACCACCAACTCCGCCTGCATCCCTTACCCCTGCACACAATGATGGACCTGTTATTTCGAGGGATAAAGTTAAGGATGCCCTCCTGAGACTTGTTCAG AGTGACGAGTTCATCGATTTAATCTACCGGGAGTTGCTGAATGCTAGCTAG